The Nitrospira sp. genome window below encodes:
- a CDS encoding CreA family protein gives MKINIWVATLLCCATIVSASQSEEIGSVDTKFKFFGPDHKIVVEAFDDPKIEGITCHLSRSRKGGFKGMVGLAEETSDASIACRQVGPIRVVGELKEGERVFSESRSLIFKKLQVVRFFDKKRQTYIYLVYSDRVIEGSPQNAISTVPVQSWSAQ, from the coding sequence ATGAAGATAAACATATGGGTGGCCACGCTGCTCTGCTGCGCAACTATTGTTTCGGCGAGTCAGTCTGAGGAAATCGGCAGTGTCGATACGAAATTCAAATTCTTTGGGCCGGATCACAAGATTGTGGTCGAAGCGTTTGACGATCCGAAAATAGAAGGCATCACTTGTCACCTGAGTCGATCAAGAAAGGGCGGCTTCAAAGGAATGGTCGGATTGGCAGAGGAAACGTCCGATGCCTCCATTGCTTGTCGGCAAGTCGGTCCGATTCGGGTTGTAGGCGAGCTGAAAGAAGGAGAACGGGTCTTCAGTGAGAGTCGATCTTTGATTTTTAAGAAACTCCAAGTGGTCAGATTTTTTGACAAGAAACGCCAGACTTATATTTACCTCGTCTACAGCGATCGCGTGATCGAGGGCTCGCCACAAAATGCGATCTCGACCGTGCCGGTTCAATCCTGGTCTGCTCAATAA
- a CDS encoding PilZ domain-containing protein — protein MNGKVEDQRTEPRVRVRFPTMMTGSVESEGTGMLLDLSQNGCRLESPLLMLPGLSLELRIAAPGLEWALMIDGADVQWVDESTAGLVFVRVRETERQRLSELVVARLLKETDTGDDAQGELIPFEFQGLEPVLANDPRLAIKKGLAWFAQDQAEFRFRGGSLLGRAFPTCTSEFAAALAEFVKTGRDLEIDFTLALLQNYLGSTSIDDVLKEIVAHFPQDSRKMDEVRTILNSPGARSGEFGLANAWRVKQESLTRWLTDERTAVTAFAAQHMAELDHMIMEERRRVECEQEQRARARHEDESGHDHGYRPKPF, from the coding sequence ATGAATGGGAAGGTTGAGGATCAACGAACTGAACCCCGAGTTAGAGTGCGCTTTCCCACGATGATGACCGGCTCCGTGGAGTCCGAAGGAACGGGCATGTTGCTCGATCTTTCACAGAACGGGTGCCGACTGGAGAGCCCGCTCCTCATGTTGCCAGGCCTCTCACTTGAGCTTCGCATCGCGGCGCCCGGCTTGGAGTGGGCCTTGATGATTGATGGGGCCGATGTCCAGTGGGTCGATGAGAGCACCGCCGGACTCGTGTTTGTTCGAGTCCGAGAGACGGAACGGCAACGATTGAGCGAGCTTGTGGTGGCTCGACTCCTGAAGGAGACTGATACCGGAGACGATGCACAGGGTGAGCTGATCCCGTTTGAGTTCCAAGGATTGGAACCGGTGCTCGCGAACGATCCACGACTCGCCATCAAGAAGGGACTGGCGTGGTTCGCTCAGGACCAAGCGGAATTTCGCTTTCGTGGAGGCAGCCTACTCGGCAGAGCGTTCCCCACCTGCACGTCTGAGTTCGCGGCCGCGCTTGCCGAGTTTGTGAAGACTGGTCGCGACCTGGAGATAGATTTCACCCTCGCACTTCTTCAGAACTATCTTGGTTCGACCTCGATTGATGACGTCTTGAAAGAGATTGTGGCACATTTCCCACAGGACTCTCGAAAAATGGACGAAGTCCGGACCATCCTCAATAGCCCAGGCGCCCGCTCCGGGGAATTTGGGTTGGCGAATGCCTGGCGGGTTAAGCAGGAGTCACTAACGCGCTGGCTGACAGATGAGCGAACAGCGGTCACAGCCTTTGCCGCGCAGCACATGGCCGAGCTCGATCACATGATCATGGAGGAGCGTCGGCGTGTTGAGTGTGAACAAGAGCAGCGCGCGAGAGCCAGACATGAGGACGAGTCGGGCCACGATCATGGGTACAGGCCGAAACCATTCTGA
- a CDS encoding DUF2132 domain-containing protein: MHQPHAIAHPRDPLHGITLEAIVTTLVARHGWATLGARVPIRCFRHHPTIQSSLTFLRKTPWARKRIEQMFVAELP; this comes from the coding sequence ATGCACCAACCGCACGCCATCGCTCATCCTCGGGATCCCTTGCACGGGATCACATTGGAAGCCATTGTGACGACCTTGGTCGCACGGCACGGATGGGCGACACTGGGCGCTCGGGTGCCCATTCGCTGCTTTCGTCATCACCCGACGATCCAGTCGAGTCTGACGTTCCTCCGTAAGACGCCCTGGGCGCGCAAACGCATTGAACAGATGTTCGTCGCGGAACTCCCCTAA
- a CDS encoding sel1 repeat family protein: MRWYSPVLLVVLTCAAGAPSVVAAGSIEEAEFAYERGEYTKAARLFGPLAEQGVASAQFYLGVMHDRGRGVRQDYQMAVAWFRKAAAQGYPGPQNNLGLIYERGRGVRKDLVRAFMWYQLAGALVPGDEGEAALKRRDVLSSKMTAAQIEQAEEMARRCQQSQFQACD; this comes from the coding sequence ATGCGGTGGTATTCCCCTGTACTCCTTGTGGTTTTGACTTGTGCGGCAGGTGCACCGTCCGTTGTGGCGGCGGGTTCGATTGAAGAAGCGGAATTTGCCTATGAGCGTGGTGAGTATACCAAGGCGGCTCGCCTCTTCGGTCCTCTGGCGGAGCAAGGAGTAGCCTCAGCGCAGTTCTATCTGGGCGTGATGCATGACCGAGGACGGGGCGTCCGACAGGACTACCAAATGGCAGTGGCGTGGTTTCGTAAAGCGGCGGCCCAGGGGTATCCTGGCCCGCAGAACAACCTGGGTCTGATCTACGAGAGAGGACGGGGTGTTCGGAAAGACTTGGTACGTGCGTTCATGTGGTACCAACTCGCCGGCGCTCTCGTACCTGGCGATGAAGGAGAGGCCGCGTTGAAACGCCGAGACGTTCTGAGCTCAAAGATGACCGCTGCACAGATCGAGCAAGCGGAAGAAATGGCACGGCGCTGCCAGCAATCCCAGTTTCAGGCATGCGACTAG
- a CDS encoding YaeQ family protein has translation MASNATIYKAVLQIADMDRQYFQDHPLTLARHPSETEERLMVRVLAFALNADEALSFGRGVSTEDEPALWQRDLTGAIDCWIEIGQPDDKLLRQACGRSKQVIVYAYGARSAEVWWANQKQSLDRLKNLAVTLLPMESVRALARMARPTMQLQWTIQDGHAWIADGAQTIHVEFLRLKG, from the coding sequence ATGGCTTCGAACGCAACCATCTATAAAGCAGTGCTACAGATCGCCGATATGGATCGTCAGTATTTCCAGGACCATCCCCTCACGTTGGCACGCCATCCGTCTGAAACCGAGGAACGCCTGATGGTACGAGTGCTGGCCTTCGCGCTCAATGCGGACGAGGCCTTGTCGTTCGGCCGCGGGGTGAGCACAGAAGATGAACCGGCCTTGTGGCAACGTGATTTGACCGGAGCCATCGACTGCTGGATTGAGATCGGCCAGCCTGACGACAAGCTCCTGCGTCAGGCCTGTGGCCGCTCCAAACAGGTCATCGTCTATGCGTATGGAGCCCGCAGTGCGGAGGTATGGTGGGCCAACCAGAAGCAATCGCTCGACCGGCTGAAGAATCTGGCTGTGACGCTGCTCCCGATGGAGAGCGTTCGTGCCTTGGCCAGGATGGCACGACCGACCATGCAGCTACAATGGACGATTCAAGACGGACATGCCTGGATTGCCGACGGCGCCCAGACTATTCACGTGGAATTTCTGCGATTGAAGGGCTGA